From Nycticebus coucang isolate mNycCou1 chromosome 6, mNycCou1.pri, whole genome shotgun sequence, the proteins below share one genomic window:
- the TMEM218 gene encoding transmembrane protein 218, with the protein MAGTVLGVGAGVFILALLWVSVLLLCVLLSRASRMARFSVIFIILGALIITSVLLLFPRASEFPAPDVEVKIVDTFFIGRYVLLAFLSAFFFGGLFLVLTQHVLEPVYAKPLRFY; encoded by the exons ATGGCTGGCACCGTGCTCGGAGTGGGAGCAGGCGTGTTCATCTTAGCCCTGCTCTGGGTGTCGGTGCTGCTGCTCTGTGTGCTGCTATCCAGAGCCTCCAGGATGGCGAG gttttctgtcatttttataatCCTCGGTGCTCTGATCATCACATCAGTGCTGTTGCTTTTCCCCCGGGCTAGTGAATTCCCAGCCCCAGACGTGGAAGTTAAG aTTGTGGATACCTTTTTCATTGGCCGCTATGTCCTGCTGGCTTTCCTCAGTGCTTTCTTCTTTGGAGGCCTCTTCTTGGTTCTCACTCAACATGTCCTGGAGCCCGTCTATGCCAAGCCACTGCGGTTCTACTGA